One segment of Vogesella indigofera DNA contains the following:
- the fdxA gene encoding ferredoxin FdxA has product MTHVVTEACIKCKYTDCVDVCPVDCFHAGPNFLVIDPDECIDCTLCVAECPAEAIFAEEDLPADQQDFVAINAELTPLWPVLSAKIDALPDHADWLPVKDKRHLLER; this is encoded by the coding sequence ATGACGCACGTTGTAACCGAAGCCTGTATCAAATGTAAATACACCGACTGCGTCGATGTCTGTCCGGTGGACTGCTTCCACGCCGGCCCCAATTTCCTGGTGATCGACCCCGACGAGTGTATCGACTGCACGCTGTGCGTGGCGGAATGCCCGGCGGAGGCGATCTTCGCCGAGGAAGACCTGCCGGCCGACCAGCAGGACTTCGTCGCCATCAACGCCGAGTTGACGCCGCTGTGGCCGGTGCTGTCCGCCAAGATCGACGCACTGCCCGACCACGCCGACTGGCTGCCGGTGAAGGACAAGCGCCACCTGCTGGAACGCTGA
- a CDS encoding YbaK/EbsC family protein — translation MNIRDFARQFQFQPLAAELHPQHLPASVASQVQGQELIVFAVADEASDTEQFSARYGFGLEDCANTIVLRYKKDGVEQHAAVVTLGSRRLDVNGAVKSALGAQRLSFAKREVATALTGMEFGGITALGLPASMRILVDAAVMARRYVVVGAGVRHSKLLLSPALLAQLAQAEVAALTFDSD, via the coding sequence ATGAACATCCGTGATTTCGCCCGGCAATTCCAGTTCCAGCCGCTGGCGGCCGAGCTGCATCCGCAACACCTGCCGGCCAGCGTGGCCAGCCAGGTACAGGGGCAGGAGCTGATCGTGTTCGCGGTGGCGGACGAGGCGTCGGATACCGAGCAGTTCAGCGCCCGCTACGGCTTCGGGCTGGAGGATTGCGCCAACACCATCGTGTTGCGCTACAAGAAGGACGGCGTGGAACAGCACGCGGCGGTGGTAACGCTGGGCTCGCGCCGGCTGGACGTGAACGGCGCGGTGAAGAGCGCCCTCGGCGCGCAGCGGTTGTCGTTTGCCAAGCGGGAGGTGGCCACCGCGCTGACCGGCATGGAGTTCGGCGGCATTACCGCGCTGGGCTTGCCGGCGTCGATGCGCATCCTGGTCGATGCCGCGGTGATGGCGCGCCGCTACGTGGTGGTGGGCGCCGGCGTCCGGCACAGCAAGTTGCTGCTGTCCCCGGCGCTGCTGGCGCAACTGGCGCAGGCCGAGGTGGCGGCGCTGACTTTCGACAGCGACTGA
- the miaA gene encoding tRNA (adenosine(37)-N6)-dimethylallyltransferase MiaA produces the protein MSDHPAAILLMGPTASGKTGLALALAERFPVEIISVDSALVYRDMDIGTAKPTAAEMAQCPHHLIDIIDPTDAYSAAQFHADANRLIAAIHARGKLPLLVGGTMLYFKALTDGLSDLPQADPALRQQLEADAARLGWPAMHARLAAIDAVTAARLAPNDSQRIQRALEICLLSGDTMSALLARGRDAAARGNLLRLALNPDERSWLHQRIALRFNIMLEQGFLDEVSRLRQRWPQLSLELPSMRCVGYRQAWEYQDGLYSHAEFVERGIAATRQLAKRQITWLRSMASDNLNLAADHDDILTPACHAIERWQAAQQHA, from the coding sequence ATGTCCGATCATCCTGCAGCCATCCTGTTGATGGGCCCCACCGCCTCCGGCAAGACCGGCCTCGCGCTGGCGCTGGCCGAGCGTTTTCCGGTCGAAATCATCAGCGTCGATTCCGCGCTGGTCTACCGCGACATGGACATTGGCACCGCCAAGCCGACGGCGGCGGAGATGGCGCAGTGCCCGCACCACCTGATCGACATCATCGACCCCACGGACGCCTACTCCGCGGCGCAGTTTCATGCCGACGCCAACCGCCTGATCGCCGCCATCCACGCCCGCGGCAAGCTGCCGCTGCTGGTCGGCGGCACCATGCTCTATTTCAAGGCGCTGACCGACGGCCTGTCCGACCTGCCGCAGGCCGATCCGGCGCTGCGCCAGCAGCTGGAAGCCGACGCCGCCCGCCTCGGCTGGCCGGCCATGCACGCACGCCTCGCCGCCATTGATGCCGTCACCGCCGCCCGCCTCGCCCCCAACGACTCGCAACGCATCCAGCGCGCGCTGGAAATCTGCCTGCTCAGCGGCGACACCATGTCGGCGCTGCTGGCACGCGGCCGCGACGCCGCCGCGCGCGGCAACCTGCTGCGGCTGGCGCTGAATCCGGACGAACGCAGCTGGCTGCACCAGCGCATCGCGCTACGCTTCAACATCATGCTGGAGCAGGGTTTCCTCGACGAGGTCAGCCGCTTGCGCCAACGTTGGCCGCAGCTGTCACTGGAGCTGCCGTCGATGCGCTGCGTCGGCTACCGCCAGGCGTGGGAATACCAGGACGGCCTGTACAGCCACGCCGAATTCGTCGAACGCGGCATCGCCGCCACCCGTCAACTGGCCAAGCGCCAGATCACCTGGCTGCGCAGCATGGCATCGGACAACCTGAACCTGGCCGCCGACCACGACGACATCCTGACTCCGGCCTGCCACGCCATCGAACGCTGGCAGGCGGCGCAGCAGCACGCCTGA
- the gluQRS gene encoding tRNA glutamyl-Q(34) synthetase GluQRS, with translation MSVTAPVPVLPYRGRFAPSPTGLLHAGSLTTAVGSYLEARYHGGEWWLRMEDLDPPREMAGAADAILRTLQAFGFEWDGDLVYQHDRHELYRAALAQLVAQGDAYGCGCTRKEIAAAGHHGADGMVYPGTCRHGVAPGRSARAWRLRVDDSRTVFYDRLQGEYGQHLQSEIGDFVLLRADGFWAYQLAVVVDDIAQGMTDIVRGADLLVSTPRQLWLRQKLGGPVVTHCHLPLMVNAAGEKLSKQTLAPAIDARSAAAELRQALTRLGHAPPAEAGDVAELWQWARDNWQLARVPAGPIVIA, from the coding sequence ATGTCCGTCACTGCCCCCGTTCCCGTTTTGCCCTATCGCGGCCGCTTTGCGCCCAGCCCCACCGGCCTGCTGCACGCCGGCTCGCTGACCACTGCGGTCGGCAGCTATCTGGAAGCCAGGTACCACGGCGGCGAGTGGTGGCTGCGCATGGAAGACCTCGATCCGCCACGCGAGATGGCCGGCGCCGCCGACGCCATCCTGCGCACGCTGCAGGCGTTCGGCTTCGAGTGGGACGGCGACCTGGTGTACCAGCATGACCGTCACGAGCTGTATCGCGCGGCGCTGGCACAGCTGGTGGCGCAGGGCGACGCCTACGGCTGCGGCTGCACCCGCAAGGAAATCGCCGCCGCCGGCCATCACGGTGCCGACGGCATGGTCTATCCCGGCACCTGCCGTCACGGCGTGGCGCCGGGGCGCAGCGCACGGGCGTGGCGGCTGCGGGTGGACGACAGCCGCACCGTGTTTTACGACCGCCTGCAGGGTGAATACGGTCAGCACCTGCAAAGCGAGATCGGCGATTTCGTGCTGCTGCGCGCCGACGGTTTCTGGGCCTACCAGCTGGCGGTGGTGGTAGACGACATCGCGCAGGGCATGACCGACATCGTGCGCGGTGCAGACCTGCTGGTGTCGACGCCGCGTCAGCTGTGGCTGCGGCAGAAGCTGGGCGGGCCGGTGGTGACGCACTGTCATCTGCCGCTGATGGTCAACGCCGCCGGTGAAAAGCTGTCGAAGCAGACGCTGGCGCCGGCGATCGACGCCCGCTCGGCCGCCGCCGAGCTGCGGCAGGCGCTGACGCGGCTGGGGCATGCGCCGCCGGCAGAGGCGGGCGACGTGGCCGAGCTGTGGCAGTGGGCACGGGACAACTGGCAGCTGGCGCGGGTGCCGGCGGGACCTATCGTCATTGCATAG